Within Natator depressus isolate rNatDep1 chromosome 6, rNatDep2.hap1, whole genome shotgun sequence, the genomic segment AagggtggaagttgaagctagacaaattcacacagGGACTAAGGCATCGATTTTTAATGGTGAGGCTAATTAGCCATCAGAACAATTTACCACGGGTCATTCTCCCCCactgagaattttaaaaacaagactgaatgtttttctaaaagatctgctccaggaattattttgacccgtgttatacaggaggtcaaaatACATGATCACAATGAAGctttctggcctcagaatctgaCTCtctaagttgttccaatagttaattaccatCACTTGTTAacaatttgcactttatttcaagtctaaacctgtccagcttcaacttccagccattggatcttcttatatccactgactgcagtggggtcCGAGCTGGAGTCACCACCTGCCTGCAATGAAGGCAAGGCCAGGGTCAATCTGCAGTCACCTCTGATTGCAATGagatcagggctggattctgatctcagttatgctggGGTCATGCCAGAGTCACCCCATGTGAGCCCTATTCTCACAAAACCCAGAAGACCTATGAAAAGAACCTGACACTATTTATTGTTCCATATCTCAAGGTTTTGAAGTAAAGTATCCGTTCCcgcagtgtaaatccagagcaattgCAGATCCATTGGGGTATGTCAGTTCAGACAGAAGCCCAAATATCTACGTTGGGAGCAGAGGTTGCTCACAACTCCCTGAAGAGGCTTGTGTCAAAAGATATCTTCAGGTTTTTGAACTCTTCAAAGTCTTTCTGATGCTTCCTTCTAAACTCGTCAAGCTCCCGCACCCGTTGGATGAAGGGTCCCAGGCCTTGGGGCTTGGCCAGGTCGTAGCTCAGCTGGAGGTACTGTTCTAGCCTGCATCTCATCAGCCTCACCTCCAGTCTGAGCACCTCCAGCACCCGGTTTTTCAGGGAATTCTCTTCCTCACTCCGGTGCCAGTCAAAGAAATTAATCGAAGGCAGGAAGTAGCTGGGCAGCTGTTTCTTCTCCAGGCTGAACTCCAGCACCTTCAGCAGGGTCCCCAGAGCATCCAGCTCCATGGCCCAGTTCTCTGTCTCTGGGTTGAGGTGGGAAGCCCAAAAAAGAACCATCTGCAAAAGAAACAtgcagctctaaccactagagacTGCTACCCTCCCACAAcaagggctagaacccaggagtcctggctcctggcccccctcccagagctggggagagaactgaggaatcctggctcccagccccccccccccccgcccccgctctagCCTTCTAGATCTTTCTCCCCTATATCCGAGGATGCTCCTATCACCCATTTTCCACCCTCTCCTACCGTGGCTCCCCAGTTTGAGTTACCTTCAGGTGGTAGGAGGTCAGGACTTTGCCGTAGCGCGGTACCCACTTTTCCATATTGATTTGCTTCAGCACCCGCAACACCTTCTGCCTGCACCCACCATCGGCGTCAATGTCCTTGAGGAGCTGGGTCTCAGCCAGGGAGAAGGTCAGcctggagtggggtggagggaaatggGGCAGGGCTGAATGGGAGTACAGGGTCAGACAGACCCCCATCCCAAACCtacactggggtgtgtgtgtgtgtgtgtgtgtgtgtgtgtccctgcgccccctgctggaggggatgagccctgctctgtgtgcatttctgttgccttctgctggaacaAATGAGATTTGCATTTTTACCTCCAGTATGAATTCTTGGCCACCAGATCGGTCCCAGTTTTGTAAATTTCCATGATATTCCAGGTGGGTTTTCTCTGCTCAGCGCCCTGCTCCCGGTCCCACCAGTCGGAAAGCCACCTGAGATCCTGCTGCGGCCAATCCATGGACATGTCCACTTTATTCCGGATGGTGGGCACCAGGTCTATAGACACAGGTTGGCCATTCACCTCTGCACTGAGCTGCACAGCTGGACTAACTGGTGTAATACCCACAGTGTTCTCCAGTTTAATGTTTCCTTGGAGAGGGCAAGACAGAGGAGTGGGAGTTAAAAGCAAACAGTTGACATAGGTCAAAGCTTTGCAGATCTGAGATGATGGAAGAGCAAAGGTTAAGGGAATGAGGGCCAAGatcccaggactcctgggttctctcccagctctgggaggggagcagggtctagcggtgagagcagtgggggctggcagccagcattcctggattctatttctgtgTCTCTTTGACATTGTGTAACTAACTTCATCTCCATGGGCACACGGTGAGATAGTGGAAGAACTGAGAATAGaaaccaggaatcctgactccctaATCCCTAACGCTGGGAACTCCAATATGCGAGAGAGATTATGAAGGAACAGTGAAAAATTTCTCACCatacagctctgctggtgccccttaATCCTAaactccagccctgggcttccccctttatgccccccagctctgccgatgccctgACCCATAGACCCCGCTATTACAGCTGTGGGCTTCCCCAACGCACAGCTCTGCTTGTGGCCCTGAACCCCAACCAGCAGCCCCTACTATCACAGCCAGGAGTTCTCCCACCCcgcacagctctgtcagtgctccTCAaacccgacccacagcccccttttCAATGTATTTACTATTTTACCCTACGCAATTTAACAGTTTTCCCTTCTGTATTTCCCTCGTGCTTATAATTTCTCCACTTACAGAGTCCCTTAATGTATATAATTTTTACTTACTAATTCCGGTAGCAAGGCTTCTCTCTAAAAACAGAGATGGGAGAAGAAAAGGGCTAGTTAAAATCTATGACACTCAGAGTCTTGTATAGAAGGTTGATCACAAAGGTGAAACTGGAAGAAAATGATGAGATTCCTGCAGGGTTGGAAGAAGTCGAATTTCTTTGTGCCTATATTAATCAAGTCTTGGCCAGCTCACAGTTACAGCTACGGGGTTGTCTTAAGTGCTGAAATCAACACACACTGGAAATACGATCAGTTAGCCCTGTTCCACTCTCGACTGTTCCCCTGTTTAACTACTTCACTTATGGGGATGATTTTTATTCCAGTATAGGAAAATCCTTACAACCCCTGCCAGCATGGGTGCTGTTCTACCTATGTTAAAGGGCTGTTGCGCTTGGCAAGGAATTGACTGGAGCTACAGCAATACAAGCCCGGTGGAAATGGAATTAAGAACATCCTCAGGACATGGATATAAAAGCACAACGGTTACCCAGTGCAAGGTGGGGTTATGCCCTTTACCAAGGTCGCACCTCTTTGGCAAACTGCTTGGGAAGTTAAAGAATGAATTTTCAGCAGGTGGCAAAAAGATAAACCTGAAAAATATTCCTCACTCGAGCTGCTGGGGTTTAGGTCGCCCTAGTTATGGCACTCGCGGTAAGGAGTATTCAGACCCCTCAGTGCCGTAGCTATGTACCTAACTTTTCTGTGTAGATGAGGCTGGAAAGAGCTCAATCTCTTTactttatcaaaaaaaaaaaaagagtaagaggtgacttgattacagtgtataaggatcttcatggggagaaaatcccAGGTACTAACTGGttctttaatgacaggtttcagagtaacagccgtgttagtctgtattcgcaaaaagaaaaggagtacttgtgacaccttagagactaaccaatttatttgagcatgagctttcgtgagctacagctcagctcacgaaagctcatgctcaaataaattggttagtctctaaggtgccacaagtcctccttttcttggtTCTTTAATGTAGCAGATGTGGGGAGGCAGGAGGTAAACCGGACACCGGGCGACCCAGAGTCTATTGTGCCGGGCGcatccacccaccccagctcacctctagGACTCTGGTGTGCTGGGAGCCACTACCCCCTCCTCTGAAGATTTCAGTGCAGTGAGAGCatctacccccccacacacacaattccagTGCACTGTATcgacccacccccacacccccatgaTCCCAGGGCACTGGGTGCACATCCACCTTGGAGAGCCCGACTCCAAGCACATTGCTTCTCGAGAAGTTTACGTATAGTTTGTTATGTTTGTTGTTTATATatagagatattttaaaaaattaaaagttaatagaaaaaaaccaagaaagcaaaacaaaacaaacactctATGGCAGTGTTTATCATCTTCCTGTGGCCTTAATTAATTGATGCAGTAATAATGAATTAATATTCACAAAGAAACTTACCTTTAGTCAGAGCTTCCTGGACACAGTCCCACAATGTTTTCATTACACGAAATGGATCAATGCCATTCTTCCAAATCTGTAGCTGAAAAGGGGTGTAATAAGACATCTTTAGATGCTTTAATCCAAATCAAGAGGAAGCTGCAGGTCGGAATTGAGTGGGaccagcagagctgtggtggGGAGTCCAGGGCTGAGAGACGGGGGCTGTGAGTGGAAACTAAGGGatgccagcagagctgtgggggcagaaaGCCCCGGGCTGGGCTAGCCaggggctgcagatcaggatcgaggggcactggcagaccTGAGGGGGCGCCGGGGGGAAGATCCTAGAGCTGGGCTAGCCGGGAGTGACTTTTTGAATGCCCTATGATCTCACTTACCTGCtgcttatttattgtttttatgtcTTCCTCTGTGAGGTCCATTTCTACAGTCTTCCTCTCCAAGAGATCTCTCATTATCAGCTTGTTATAATCCACCACCACCTTGTTCCCCCAGCGGTACACCGGCACCTCGGGCTTCAAGCTGTCCCAGACAGGCAGAAGACCTTTTGGGGTGTACAGCTTGCTGTACAGGCTGCCCATAAGGATCAGGTTCATGTTGTAATGGATGGGGACCAGGAAGTCGTAGTCGCTGCTGCTGGACTCTGTCTGGACGTGGAGGTCCTGGGCTTGGCTGCCCACCAGGATGGCTTCCCCCGTGAAGAGCTCCACCTTGCACTTACGCACTGAAGCCATGATCCTGCTGACCAGAGCTTGCACCAGCTGGCACTCCTGCTTCCTTCTCTGGTGTTCCTTTTGCTCGGGATACACATGGTTCCCCAAGAAGCATTTCAGTAACACCTGGACAAGTGAAGGAAActcagcctgttcctcttccattTCCCTTGGCACTCCTGCCTCACTCTGGTACTTGCCCGCCATCCCTGCGAGGCACAGATGgctcctggcagggctgagccctCCTCAGTCCCTCGGCAAACTCTAGTGGTTCAGCTCTGCATTTCCTGTAAAGGCACCTCCTCTCCTGCTCATAGCTGAGCTGCATGGGGGAAGGGAGTGTTGTTTGCAGGCGGAATTGGCCGGTTATTTCTGCCAGAGAGACCTTCGGCATCTGACTTACCGGAAATGACGCCACCACAATAATACAATAGTAAAAACATGAGTCATTAGGAGACAAATTCCACTTCTTTCGgactcacagattcatagattctaagacccgaagggaccactgtgatcatctgctGAAaagtcctgtataacacaggccagtgGACTGCCCTGAATTCATTCTTGTTTGAACCTAACCCTAGTTCATATTGGCAGGCTGTCTGGAGCAGCTCAAGAGCATGagcaccaacctcagggcagactgctaaGAAGCAGGGTACAAACCAAAAATTGGTTGTgaattctatacttagattttgCCAACTagttatcaagtgtaaactcctctgGCACTATACCAGCCTTAAGATAGAGtgacagacagtccctttggATACTCTGATCTATCTTGCACCTACACatgcctgcctttgtgatagatggtcccttacaccaaaaatcacaacaatattcaggttccTCCCGAGCCCAAAAGACTgatcacttaccccagatcaattgcaTCCTAAATCTTATACCAAAGACAACCCGCTTGTAAcaaatcctataataaattatcTAAAGAtttactaagaaaaagaaatgagaagttatttacaaggttaaagcaggtaacacacacacaaacgagCTACAGCCTTAGGTTCCAAACGATGACAGAAGCTTCTATAATGAGCAAGCTCTATACATCCCTTAGGGCTAGCCCTTGCCACGCACTGGGgaatcttttgcttatgcttagtgaCCCTGGCCCCTCAGAGACCAGGCAGCAAAAGGACACAGTTTCTtcctgtcagggatttttattcccttcatcccagagttcaggctgatGGGATGAGTCCATGTACAGGTCTTCTCTTCACTGGGTGGGGTGGAatgcaattaacaaagtctttgttctttgagGTTTCACAATGGCGCATTCAATGAGCCTTCTTGGTGGGCAGGCCCTAACACCTTCTGTAGGAAGCTGGCATTGtacattaattaatgcttctttcctgtttgacGATTTATACAATTACAGAGGATTACAATACAAACACTTCCTGCCACCTTAGAACATGGGGTACAGAtggtataagtgagattaatgcatgcagcatcctacaagcatttcataaaatctGAACCCTAAATACATTCTTAGAAACTTAACAGACTGctgacacacaggtgagccagactggtttccagctgtgtatttgtcagtgttcggCTGAGACcttggggccttggcatgagctggcacctggtctgccagcatcacacagatttttcagaaaaacgtcccatcttgatttacaacttgccagtgaaggagaatccacctgAGCCCCTGGTAGGTTGTTGCAGCCGTTAAGTCCCCACACTACAAACAAATTCATTCTTCTTTCGAGTCTAAACCTGTCCAGCTtaaaattccagccattggattttatacctttatctgctagattgaagagctcccTATTATTTCTGTTTCCCATGTCGGTACTCTACTTATAGACTCTTACCTGCTCCGGGAGAGATACCCAGTGTTGCCAATCACAAACATCCAACAGTCATGAAaatggcttaaaatcatgagatttggagGGAGAAAACATTGGGTTCTCTTTATTCACCTTTGGGTTTCTGAGCCTTTTAGGATCTTGTTTTCCTACTTGTCTCCTCAAACCCTCCACCGCTCCCCAAAAACAGTTTTGTTAAAGCTGAGACCATCAGCTAGGTCCCTACTCAGCAGAAGCATGGCACTACTTTCAGTACCACAGAAGTGTTCTGTAGCGTACTACTGAACGGAACCGAAGTAGTCATCAATGAAAAACTGTACTGGATGAACACAAAACCATCATGTGTAGATCACATCTTTACCCTGAGACAATTGATTGAGAAAGGGCTTGCTTACCAGAGAAGATGAATCTTGAACTTCACAGATTTCATCAAATCTTTCATCTGCATCCATAGGGTCTCCATTGCAGATCTTGCAACAATATGGTCTTCCTAGAAAGATAGTGTCACAGGCCAAGATGCTGTATGAAGGTTCAAAATGCTGTGTAAGGACAGAAAGTGGAGAGACAGATTGGTTTGCGATCATCACTGGAGTGTGGCAGGGTTGTATCTTACCACTTTTCCTTTTCTGCATGGATTACGTGATGCAAAAAGCAACATCAAAGGAAGATACAGTAGTTATGTGAAGTAGAGAAAAACTTCAAGAGatcaactttgcagatgacattgtTCTGTTGGACACAGATGACGATGCCATGAAAAAGACCACTACAATGTCAAATGGAGTGCCGTCAAAGAAGATTAAGAAACAGCCAAAAGAAGACAAAAGTCATGATTGTTGAAAGAGGAGTCAGCAATAATGTTGCGTATCTGATTGATGGTGAAGAATATGGCATGGTTAACGAAGTTGTACATCTTGGAAGCACAATCAGTGCTGATGGCCAACTCCATAAAGAAGTCAAAACAAGAACTGGGAAGGTAAGCGGCGTTTTTTGAGACTATCTGAATAAATAAAGAGATTCACATCAGAACTAAGATAAAAATTATACAATGCCATGTGATACTGACATTGTTACATGCTTCTGAAACTTGGCAAGTGCTAGAAGCCCACGGCAGGAAACGTAACACATTCCATCAGAGATGCTGGCTGAGAATACCTGGTGTCCGCCGTGGGGACAAAGTAACCAACCCTGATGTGTTACGAAGGACTGTCCAACAAACAAGCTGTAGAGATAATGATTGGAAAAAGAAGAATGCAGTTGTTTGGGCATGTTGCACAGACgtcaaaaaaacccccaaaccctgtACTCCTAGACAAGCCCTAGACTGGAGACCCAGCAATATCCCCTCCACagaccatgtcaaggttccttccccactctgaactctagggtacagatgtggggacctgcatgaaaaacccctaagcttatttttaccagcttaggttaaaacttccccaaggtacaaactattttaccttttgcccctggactttattgctgccaccaacaagcgtctaacagatatataaccaggaaagagccctcttggaaacgtcttccccccacAAATCttccccaaaccttacaccccctttcctggggaaggcttgataaaaatcctcaccaatttgcatagatgaacacagacccaaacccttggatcttaagaacaaagaattttaatagaagaaaaagtaaaagaatcacctctgtaaaatcaggctggtaaatactttacagggtaatcagattcaaaacacagagagtccctctaggcaaaaccttaagtgacaaaaagacacaaacacaggaatctccattccattcagcacagcttattttatcagccatttaaacaaaacagaatctaacgcgtctctagctagattactgactcagttctcagactccattcctgttct encodes:
- the LOC141988488 gene encoding uncharacterized protein LOC141988488, whose protein sequence is MAGKYQSEAGVPREMEEEQAEFPSLVQVLLKCFLGNHVYPEQKEHQRRKQECQLVQALVSRIMASVRKCKVELFTGEAILVGSQAQDLHVQTESSSSDYDFLVPIHYNMNLILMGSLYSKLYTPKGLLPVWDSLKPEVPVYRWGNKVVVDYNKLIMRDLLERKTVEMDLTEEDIKTINKQQLQIWKNGIDPFRVMKTLWDCVQEALTKGNIKLENTVGITPVSPAVQLSAEVNGQPVSIDLVPTIRNKVDMSMDWPQQDLRWLSDWWDREQGAEQRKPTWNIMEIYKTGTDLVAKNSYWRLTFSLAETQLLKDIDADGGCRQKVLRVLKQINMEKWVPRYGKVLTSYHLKMVLFWASHLNPETENWAMELDALGTLLKVLEFSLEKKQLPSYFLPSINFFDWHRSEEENSLKNRVLEVLRLEVRLMRCRLEQYLQLSYDLAKPQGLGPFIQRVRELDEFRRKHQKDFEEFKNLKISFDTSLFREL